Proteins from a genomic interval of Salvelinus sp. IW2-2015 linkage group LG14, ASM291031v2, whole genome shotgun sequence:
- the LOC111973249 gene encoding proline-rich nuclear receptor coactivator 1 → MCPPSPPSRDLEVMLGESLSHPNKNNKPSVLTSHHVGANLSKPRQAMLKKSGRKQPRSTMLGLQRTHHQKTMRKNPMHLADNNVAVSKSPVQSAELATNRTQATALTLHNLKQGTKKELLKSKSGRVERATGPAGQSVHNLNRHNQAAQNLITRSPRSRHANAPGNALSVMKSHSSCHQKPPSAPFQLCGEEKKPFNSADSAKIVNVSPAELVPEEELKDGEKIYAGAKFSEPPSPSVLPKPPSRWVGETVPQHSDHSREKMTFHLKSLLKVQDKP, encoded by the exons ATGTGTCCTCCCTCGCCACCGTCACGGGACTTAGAAGTCATGTTGGGCGAATCACTAAGTCACCCTAATAAAAACAATAAGCCATCCGTTTTGACATCCCACCATGTCGGGGCCAACCTAAGCAAACCAAGGCAAGCAATGTTGAAGAAAAGTGGGAGAAAACAACCTCGTTCGACAATGTTGGGGTTACAGCGGACACACCACCAAAAAACGATGAGAAAAAACCCCATGCACCTGGCAGACAACAATGTCGCAGTTTCGAAATCCCCAGTGCAGAGTGCGGAGCTCGCGACCAACCGGACCCAGGCGACTGCGTTGACCCTTCACAATCTTAAGCAGGGAACAAAGAAAGAG CTACTGAAGTCAAAAagtgggagagtggagagagccaCAGGACCAGCAGGCCAGTCTGTCCACAACCTCAATAGACACAATCAAGCTGCCCAGAATCTGATCACCCGGAGCCCTAGGAGCAGGCATGCTAATGCACCTGGCAATGCTCTCTCAGTAATGAAAAGCCACAGCAGCTGCCACCAGAAGCCACCCTCTGCTCCCTTCCAGCTctgtggagaggagaagaagccCTTCAACTCAGCTGACAGTGCCAAGATTGTGAATGTATCCCCAGCTGAGCTTGTACCCGAGGAGGAGCTCAAAGACGGAGAGAAGATCTATGCTGGAGCTAAATTCAGCGAGCCCCCGTCTCCAAGTGTCCTGCCCAAACCACCCAGTCGCTGGGTTGGTGAAACTGTCCCCCAACATTCCGACCACAGCCGAGAGAAAATGACTTTTCATTTGAAGTCTTTGCTGAAGGTTCAAGATAAACCATGA